A genomic window from Geovibrio ferrireducens includes:
- a CDS encoding HD domain-containing phosphohydrolase, producing the protein MDFFFNIIAVDDNKINLMLIEHLAGAIGHRVTSFSNPEEALAYVQTNEIDVALVDYMMPKMNGIELTKMIKTIQPDVPIIMITAVSDDNTVKIGAFESGATEFLTKPIDTTEFKARLNNILTIRKYRKMLSERALHLQSEVEKATEVIRAREFEALSLLGRVAEYRDEETGEHILRVGHYARIIAEGMGCPAEFCEQILHIAPLHDIGKIAVSDTILNKQGKLTPEEFETMKKHTIFGCDILKNADSPYIRGGAVIARYHHEKYNGSGYPDGLAGEEIPIEARVVALADVFDALTSKRPYKQAWPFEQAVEYIMNERGAHFDPKAVDAFLEGIDRVVEVYNNHKHV; encoded by the coding sequence ATGGATTTTTTCTTTAACATTATTGCAGTAGATGACAACAAAATTAACCTCATGCTCATTGAGCACCTTGCGGGAGCCATCGGACACAGGGTCACAAGCTTTTCCAACCCGGAAGAGGCGCTGGCTTATGTTCAGACAAATGAAATAGATGTGGCGCTTGTGGATTATATGATGCCGAAGATGAACGGTATAGAACTGACTAAAATGATAAAAACAATCCAGCCTGATGTACCTATTATAATGATTACAGCCGTCAGTGACGACAATACAGTGAAGATCGGCGCTTTCGAGTCCGGGGCAACGGAATTCCTCACCAAACCCATAGACACCACAGAGTTTAAGGCGCGCCTTAACAACATCCTCACCATAAGAAAATACAGAAAAATGCTCAGCGAACGTGCGCTTCACCTCCAGTCCGAGGTGGAAAAGGCAACGGAAGTCATCCGCGCCAGAGAATTTGAAGCCCTCTCACTCCTCGGCCGCGTGGCGGAATACAGGGATGAGGAAACAGGGGAGCACATACTCCGCGTGGGGCATTATGCAAGAATCATAGCAGAGGGGATGGGATGCCCAGCGGAATTCTGCGAGCAGATACTGCACATTGCGCCCCTCCATGACATAGGCAAAATTGCCGTGAGCGACACTATACTGAACAAGCAGGGAAAACTTACGCCCGAAGAGTTTGAGACCATGAAAAAACATACAATCTTCGGGTGCGATATACTGAAAAATGCCGACTCTCCGTATATAAGAGGCGGTGCGGTCATAGCCAGATACCACCACGAAAAATATAACGGTTCAGGCTACCCGGACGGACTTGCGGGTGAGGAAATCCCCATCGAAGCGCGGGTTGTTGCCCTTGCTGATGTTTTTGATGCCCTCACATCGAAGCGTCCGTATAAACAGGCATGGCCTTTTGAGCAGGCCGTGGAATATATAATGAACGAAAGAGGCGCACACTTCGACCCCAAAGCTGTTGATGCCTTTCTGGAAGGGATCGACAGAGTTGTGGAGGTTTACAACAACCACAAGCATGTGTGA
- a CDS encoding hydrogenase small subunit, translating to MSRNSLFGANVSRRDVLKFSVGVTALMGLPYSMHTAIADAATSDNRPPVIWLHFQECTGCSESLLRSDHPTPAALILDMISLDYHETLMVGSGHQAEKSLHDSMEANKGKYILIVEGAVPLAENGIYCKVAGKTAKDSLLEAAAGAAAIINIGTCSSFGGVQAAAPNPTQAVSADSLIKDKPVINVPGCPPSPYNLLATVLYILTLGKLPELDDKKRPVFAYGRKIHEHCERRPHFDAGRFAENFDDEGHRLGYCLYKLGCKGPATFANCSVQRFNDVGVWPVSVGHPCIGCTEPDVMFHLSIFDKVQVHNPTPPDFYPNANPESRGKGADPLTTGIVGLVGGAAIGASAMVAANLPKEENDEEDEA from the coding sequence ATGAGCAGAAACAGCCTTTTCGGGGCTAATGTCTCAAGACGTGACGTGCTGAAATTCAGCGTAGGTGTTACGGCTTTGATGGGACTTCCTTATTCAATGCATACGGCAATAGCAGATGCGGCAACGTCCGATAACCGTCCGCCCGTCATCTGGCTCCATTTTCAGGAGTGTACAGGTTGTTCAGAGTCTCTTTTAAGGTCTGACCACCCGACCCCTGCCGCGCTTATTCTCGACATGATTTCACTCGACTACCATGAAACCCTCATGGTGGGTTCAGGACATCAGGCGGAGAAATCGCTTCATGATTCAATGGAAGCGAACAAAGGTAAATACATTCTCATCGTAGAGGGCGCTGTACCCCTGGCTGAGAACGGAATTTACTGCAAAGTCGCCGGTAAAACAGCTAAGGATTCTCTCCTTGAGGCTGCTGCAGGCGCTGCTGCAATCATCAATATCGGAACCTGTTCATCCTTCGGCGGTGTTCAGGCTGCGGCTCCCAACCCCACACAGGCGGTTTCCGCAGACAGCCTTATTAAAGACAAACCGGTAATAAACGTTCCCGGATGTCCTCCCAGCCCCTACAACCTGCTTGCAACTGTTCTTTACATCCTCACACTGGGCAAGCTTCCTGAGCTTGACGATAAGAAAAGACCTGTTTTCGCCTACGGCAGAAAAATACATGAACACTGCGAAAGAAGACCTCATTTCGATGCAGGCAGATTTGCAGAAAACTTCGATGATGAAGGTCACAGACTCGGCTACTGCCTTTACAAACTCGGCTGCAAAGGTCCCGCTACTTTTGCTAACTGCTCCGTGCAGAGGTTCAATGATGTCGGCGTATGGCCGGTTTCAGTCGGTCACCCCTGCATAGGCTGCACCGAGCCCGATGTTATGTTCCACCTTTCGATCTTCGACAAAGTTCAGGTACATAACCCTACTCCTCCCGATTTCTATCCCAATGCCAACCCTGAAAGCAGGGGCAAAGGCGCTGACCCGCTCACTACGGGTATAGTCGGTCTTGTAGGCGGCGCTGCGATAGGTGCCAGCGCAATGGTAGCTGCGAACCTTCCCAAGGAGGAGAATGATGAAGAAGACGAGGCGTGA
- a CDS encoding YbfB/YjiJ family MFS transporter, translated as MKHYQAVLLGGAAAMFTAMGIGRFAYTPAITFMLEAGILNTAQAGFIASANFAGYLGGALYYTLRTPKKHTFEISLVLSVLTTAAMPLFSGLVWWSAIRLLSGFYSAAVFICATEKVYTALYSNNKQNLGGLLFSGVGAGIAFSSWSVPFAASFGGWEASWYFIGAVCVAAAFLSYRLAGGTSAAPRKVSEIDNTGIWSLPMFLLSCAYLLEGAGYIIAGTFLVDIIKSSSGSASAGFTGWALAGIAAVFSNLFWSKAGHRFGVFRVLMLLFILQAAGMLLPAFSSSVWAAYLFAVIFGGTFLGAVALAFACGRLMLPKGNTAPFLTVFYGVGQIISPWIGGLMAYRSGSFAAPMIFSSANVAAGALLTALAGAAYIRRNKCRS; from the coding sequence ATGAAACATTACCAGGCGGTTCTTCTCGGAGGAGCGGCGGCTATGTTCACAGCCATGGGCATAGGAAGGTTCGCATACACTCCCGCAATCACTTTCATGCTGGAAGCAGGCATTCTCAACACCGCTCAGGCGGGGTTCATAGCCTCTGCCAATTTTGCCGGCTATCTCGGCGGAGCACTGTATTATACTCTGCGCACTCCGAAAAAGCATACATTCGAAATATCTCTCGTGCTCAGCGTCCTCACTACCGCAGCAATGCCCCTTTTCAGCGGCCTCGTCTGGTGGAGCGCAATCCGCCTGCTGTCCGGATTTTACAGTGCGGCGGTGTTCATCTGCGCTACGGAAAAGGTTTACACAGCCCTGTACAGCAATAATAAGCAGAATCTTGGCGGTCTTCTGTTCTCCGGTGTGGGAGCGGGGATTGCATTTTCATCATGGTCTGTCCCCTTTGCAGCCTCATTCGGCGGCTGGGAGGCATCATGGTATTTCATAGGCGCGGTGTGCGTTGCCGCTGCATTTCTTTCATACAGACTGGCGGGCGGAACATCCGCCGCACCCCGGAAGGTAAGCGAAATAGACAACACAGGCATATGGAGCCTGCCGATGTTTCTGCTCTCGTGCGCGTATCTTCTTGAAGGCGCGGGCTACATTATTGCGGGAACATTCCTTGTGGATATAATAAAATCATCATCCGGCTCAGCCTCCGCCGGGTTCACCGGATGGGCGCTTGCGGGGATAGCCGCAGTGTTCTCAAACCTTTTCTGGTCTAAAGCGGGGCACAGGTTCGGCGTTTTCAGAGTGCTTATGCTCCTCTTTATCCTTCAGGCGGCAGGAATGCTTCTGCCCGCTTTCAGCAGTTCTGTGTGGGCGGCGTACCTGTTCGCAGTAATCTTCGGCGGAACATTCCTCGGTGCTGTGGCTTTGGCCTTTGCCTGCGGCAGACTCATGCTGCCTAAAGGAAATACTGCGCCGTTTCTCACTGTTTTTTACGGTGTGGGGCAAATAATCAGCCCGTGGATAGGCGGCCTGATGGCTTACAGATCCGGCAGCTTTGCTGCGCCCATGATTTTCTCATCAGCCAATGTAGCGGCGGGGGCACTGCTCACCGCACTCGCCGGAGCAGCATATATAAGGAGGAACAAATGCCGTTCGTAA
- a CDS encoding LysR family transcriptional regulator, with protein MDLNELKIFLEVYRTGTISSAAEKLNTVQSNVTARLKKLEDELNVSLFYRKSRGVEITSDGKRLLPYAKKIMSAAAEINTEFKLKPMWKGEVRIGLTDTTFAECLPTAMAAYKKKYPQVELTIKTDASSALVDDIIGYRLDGAFTGSVGGNENIESVHICKIPAVLGGTKKEIESPSAMIVFKKGCSYRDVAEKWALSSGKQNVKIIELSTLDGILGCVNAGLGITCLPEKIMRRYNVPFREMEEDFSLVETNYIYRRDIKPSAAADAFAALLRKNFLTETG; from the coding sequence ATGGATTTAAACGAACTGAAAATCTTTTTGGAGGTTTACAGGACAGGTACAATTTCATCTGCCGCGGAAAAACTCAATACGGTGCAGTCAAATGTTACCGCAAGGCTCAAGAAACTTGAGGATGAGCTGAATGTCAGTCTGTTTTACCGCAAAAGCAGAGGGGTGGAAATAACATCTGACGGTAAAAGACTTTTGCCGTACGCCAAAAAAATAATGTCCGCTGCTGCGGAGATAAACACTGAGTTTAAACTAAAGCCTATGTGGAAGGGGGAGGTGCGCATAGGCCTGACAGACACAACATTTGCAGAGTGTCTCCCCACTGCAATGGCTGCCTACAAAAAAAAATATCCGCAGGTGGAACTGACTATCAAAACGGATGCCTCCTCCGCTCTGGTGGATGATATTATCGGTTACAGGCTGGACGGGGCTTTTACCGGGAGTGTGGGCGGAAACGAGAATATTGAATCAGTGCATATATGCAAGATTCCGGCGGTTCTCGGCGGGACAAAGAAGGAGATAGAGTCCCCCTCTGCGATGATTGTGTTCAAAAAAGGATGCTCCTACAGGGATGTGGCGGAAAAATGGGCTCTCTCCTCCGGCAAGCAGAATGTAAAAATAATAGAGCTCAGCACTCTGGACGGCATACTCGGCTGCGTAAACGCCGGGCTGGGTATAACCTGCCTGCCGGAGAAAATCATGCGCAGGTACAATGTGCCTTTCAGGGAGATGGAGGAGGACTTCAGCCTTGTTGAAACAAACTACATATACCGCAGAGACATAAAACCTTCTGCCGCTGCGGATGCTTTTGCGGCTTTGCTGAGGAAAAACTTTTTGACTGAAACAGGCTGA
- a CDS encoding FIST N-terminal domain-containing protein produces the protein MKVFNFSCSNAEELKRKLADISLHENGRRLVQIFGGSGSMRQITAIAAEAGKIKNSCVIGCTSAGEVLEGEILEGSVVVSVADFEFSDVKPFFYEGSDMIKAADEIKANIIDSSTKGLIIFTDGLHSDGQALIARLAETAPHVLIAGGKAADDYSYTETFVFTDHKFAARGVVCAALSGEELILHTDYLFGWEPVGEMMTVTSSEGGRVYTINDIPAVDIYRRYLGHEVTDGLPDAGIEFPLITFRRGIEVARSPVAKYDDGSVLFAGNIEKGSLVRFGFGNLDFADTGAYAKFDAMSGVPVEGVFVYTCSGRRFFLKYGMEIELRLLASMGSSVGFFTYGEYFQANRCNELLNVTTTFMTLSESKDAFRRKQMEKKRIENRSLKAITTLVRTTSAELNFEKELTSVILDNQESIVILRSENEGAVKINRTFFDLFGFDDLNSFKKQHRCISELFISQEGYLEHGCFDGVDIIINEKCKMRDPKGIVRVYKVRASKLNFGEPPYMLVTLNDVTDLENAVNTAVFAEKAKSDFLANISHEIKTPLGGMLGFLDILGQMETAPEKKELIAVIRENGAGLLSVINDILDYSKIDNGRMEIRYMPFKLEYELKAVISTFRTKAREKNIELTLVKDDALPVYMVSDPLRLKQILCNLISNALKFTPVGGRAELRADYREDEKKVCFTVTDNGIGIPKENQKRIFRFYVDTSKDISTKTHGGTGLGLAIASSLVDMMGGRLELESEQGAGSRFFFSLDINDFLLPEGYGGTRLSSMQQRPVGAFKGKILIADDNETTAKLVELILGSYGLDYVWAKNGKEAVTAFTADKFDLILIDENMPVMSGCEAVAEIRKLEARQNMERTPIAAFTANIGLFVDENFRKYGMDEFLPKPLDFSELHGLLHKYLDESSDGLESMRQKRAYPTAGMGAGSELISDVIDGLRLKKEDVIILLDNFIEQFKEQYENLEHALTERNYARIGAVAHSVYGAASNLRLKRIAEKAREISECAKNGHDCEYPFLFEYLALQVKYLEAALASIKP, from the coding sequence ATGAAGGTTTTTAATTTCAGTTGCAGCAACGCGGAAGAGCTTAAAAGAAAGCTTGCTGATATAAGTCTGCACGAGAACGGACGCAGGCTGGTGCAGATTTTCGGCGGAAGCGGCAGCATGCGCCAGATAACAGCTATAGCGGCTGAGGCAGGAAAAATAAAAAATTCCTGTGTAATCGGCTGTACAAGCGCCGGAGAGGTGCTGGAAGGCGAAATACTGGAAGGTTCTGTCGTTGTTTCTGTGGCGGATTTCGAGTTCTCGGACGTTAAACCCTTCTTTTATGAAGGCAGTGACATGATCAAAGCTGCCGATGAGATAAAAGCAAATATAATAGACAGCAGCACAAAAGGGCTGATTATTTTCACAGACGGTCTGCACAGCGACGGTCAGGCACTGATAGCCCGTCTGGCTGAGACTGCTCCTCATGTTCTCATAGCAGGCGGAAAGGCCGCCGATGATTATTCATACACCGAAACCTTTGTTTTCACTGATCATAAATTCGCCGCCAGAGGTGTGGTATGCGCCGCTCTCAGCGGAGAGGAGCTCATACTTCATACAGATTATCTCTTCGGCTGGGAGCCTGTGGGGGAGATGATGACAGTCACCTCCTCCGAAGGGGGCAGGGTTTACACCATAAACGACATACCCGCTGTTGATATATACCGCCGCTATCTGGGGCATGAGGTAACGGACGGTCTGCCGGATGCCGGAATAGAGTTTCCGCTCATCACATTCCGCAGAGGGATAGAGGTGGCCAGAAGCCCGGTGGCGAAATATGATGACGGTTCAGTGCTTTTTGCCGGAAATATCGAGAAAGGCAGTCTTGTGCGCTTCGGTTTCGGCAATCTGGATTTCGCCGATACCGGAGCATATGCGAAGTTTGATGCCATGAGCGGTGTTCCGGTTGAAGGTGTGTTTGTCTATACATGCTCAGGGCGCAGGTTTTTCCTCAAATACGGAATGGAGATAGAGCTTCGTCTGCTGGCTTCCATGGGGAGCAGCGTGGGCTTTTTTACTTATGGGGAATATTTTCAGGCGAACCGCTGCAACGAACTGCTTAATGTTACCACCACCTTCATGACCCTCAGTGAATCCAAAGATGCTTTCAGGCGCAAGCAGATGGAGAAAAAGCGGATAGAGAACCGCTCCCTCAAGGCTATTACCACTCTGGTGCGCACTACCTCCGCGGAGCTTAATTTTGAGAAGGAACTGACATCGGTAATTCTGGACAATCAGGAGAGCATTGTAATTCTGCGCTCAGAAAATGAGGGGGCAGTGAAAATTAACCGCACCTTCTTTGATCTTTTCGGCTTTGATGATCTGAACAGCTTTAAAAAGCAGCACAGATGTATCAGCGAGCTTTTCATCTCTCAGGAAGGCTATCTGGAACATGGCTGCTTTGACGGTGTGGATATTATAATAAACGAGAAATGCAAAATGCGCGATCCGAAGGGAATAGTGCGGGTTTACAAGGTGCGTGCCTCAAAGCTTAACTTCGGGGAGCCGCCGTACATGCTGGTCACTCTCAATGATGTAACGGATCTGGAAAACGCTGTCAACACAGCTGTTTTTGCGGAAAAAGCCAAGTCTGACTTCCTTGCGAACATAAGCCATGAGATAAAAACGCCGCTGGGCGGAATGCTCGGCTTTCTGGATATTCTGGGGCAGATGGAAACCGCACCGGAAAAGAAAGAGCTCATAGCAGTGATAAGAGAGAACGGCGCCGGACTGCTTTCTGTGATAAACGATATTCTCGACTATTCGAAAATTGACAACGGCCGTATGGAGATACGTTATATGCCGTTTAAACTCGAATATGAGCTCAAGGCGGTAATCTCCACATTCAGGACAAAGGCGAGGGAGAAAAACATAGAGCTTACGCTGGTTAAGGATGATGCCTTGCCTGTGTACATGGTCTCAGATCCGCTGAGGCTTAAGCAGATACTCTGCAATCTGATCAGCAACGCACTTAAATTTACCCCTGTGGGGGGAAGGGCTGAACTCAGGGCTGACTACAGAGAGGATGAGAAAAAGGTTTGCTTCACGGTGACGGATAACGGCATAGGCATCCCAAAGGAGAACCAGAAGAGGATTTTCCGCTTTTATGTTGACACCAGCAAGGATATATCAACAAAAACCCACGGAGGCACGGGGCTTGGGCTTGCCATAGCCTCCAGCCTTGTTGATATGATGGGTGGCAGGCTTGAGCTTGAGAGTGAGCAGGGGGCGGGCAGCCGCTTCTTCTTCTCGCTTGATATAAATGATTTCCTTCTGCCCGAAGGTTACGGGGGCACAAGGCTCAGTTCAATGCAGCAAAGACCTGTGGGGGCTTTCAAGGGGAAAATCCTCATAGCTGATGATAACGAGACCACAGCCAAGCTGGTGGAGCTCATTCTGGGTTCATACGGTCTGGATTATGTCTGGGCGAAAAACGGTAAGGAGGCTGTGACGGCATTCACTGCGGACAAGTTTGACCTGATACTGATAGATGAAAACATGCCTGTGATGAGCGGGTGTGAAGCCGTTGCGGAGATACGAAAGCTTGAGGCCAGACAGAATATGGAGAGAACCCCAATCGCAGCCTTCACAGCGAATATAGGGCTTTTTGTGGATGAGAACTTCCGTAAATACGGTATGGACGAGTTTCTTCCCAAACCGCTGGATTTTTCGGAGCTCCACGGGCTTTTGCATAAGTATCTCGATGAATCCTCAGACGGCCTTGAGTCAATGAGACAAAAACGCGCCTATCCCACTGCGGGAATGGGAGCGGGCTCTGAGCTTATTTCCGATGTAATAGACGGGTTAAGGCTTAAAAAAGAAGACGTTATTATACTTTTAGACAATTTTATCGAGCAGTTTAAAGAACAGTACGAAAATCTTGAGCATGCGCTTACTGAGCGGAATTACGCCAGAATTGGGGCAGTTGCCCACAGTGTATACGGAGCAGCCAGCAACCTGCGCCTGAAGCGGATTGCAGAGAAAGCGAGGGAGATTTCCGAATGCGCCAAAAACGGGCATGACTGCGAATACCCCTTCCTGTTTGAGTATCTCGCACTTCAGGTAAAGTATCTGGAAGCGGCGCTGGCTTCCATTAAACCTTAA
- a CDS encoding GIY-YIG nuclease family protein: MSSDGKKGYVYIVTNKTCTTLYTGVTSNFIKIIYEHKNKLLNGFSKRYNLSILVYYECIETIEAAIAREKQIKAGSRQKKIDLIQSINPDWKDLYESICE, encoded by the coding sequence ATGAGTTCTGATGGTAAAAAAGGTTATGTATATATTGTCACAAATAAAACCTGCACAACACTCTATACCGGAGTCACAAGCAACTTTATTAAGATAATTTATGAACATAAAAACAAACTTCTAAACGGATTCAGCAAAAGATATAACCTCAGTATTCTTGTTTATTATGAATGTATTGAGACAATTGAAGCAGCCATCGCAAGAGAGAAACAAATAAAAGCCGGAAGCAGGCAAAAGAAAATCGATCTAATTCAAAGCATAAACCCTGACTGGAAAGATTTGTACGAGAGTATATGTGAATGA
- the hybA gene encoding hydrogenase 2 operon protein HybA, translating into MMKKTRREFIKLAALSGAGIAAAPLAAEASAPITANEEAVGMLYDATLCVGCKACVASCKNVNDMDAAPAPNDADRLWDAPEDLDYRTRNIIKLYKDGEGDFSYVKHQCMHCIKPSCVSACPVAAMQQEKDRGIVFYDKDICIGCRYCQVACPFNIPKFEWPKAFPKIVKCDLCKFTNLKDKGIPACCEVCPTKAVIYGKRDFLLAEAKKRLAENPGKYQKEIYGEFEVGGTNVIYIAGESFSNLGFRELEFDSNAAFSENIQHTIYKGFVAPVALYGFLAFVAIKNRKNHHGHGHGHDAKHEDKHGSEK; encoded by the coding sequence ATGATGAAGAAGACGAGGCGTGAGTTTATAAAACTCGCGGCTCTCAGCGGCGCGGGCATTGCTGCCGCTCCGCTGGCGGCGGAAGCTTCTGCTCCCATCACCGCAAATGAAGAAGCCGTGGGTATGCTTTACGATGCCACGCTCTGCGTCGGCTGTAAGGCATGCGTAGCGAGTTGTAAAAATGTCAACGATATGGACGCGGCTCCCGCACCCAATGACGCTGACAGACTTTGGGACGCTCCCGAAGACCTCGACTACAGGACAAGAAACATAATAAAACTGTATAAAGACGGTGAGGGCGACTTCTCTTATGTGAAGCATCAGTGCATGCACTGCATAAAGCCCTCATGTGTTTCCGCCTGCCCCGTTGCAGCAATGCAGCAGGAAAAGGACAGAGGAATCGTTTTTTACGACAAAGATATATGCATCGGCTGCCGCTACTGCCAGGTTGCCTGCCCGTTCAACATTCCCAAGTTTGAATGGCCCAAGGCTTTCCCGAAAATAGTGAAGTGCGACCTCTGCAAGTTCACCAACCTTAAGGATAAAGGTATTCCCGCATGCTGCGAGGTATGCCCCACAAAAGCGGTGATTTACGGCAAAAGGGATTTCCTTCTCGCAGAAGCTAAAAAAAGACTTGCTGAGAATCCCGGCAAATATCAGAAAGAGATTTACGGAGAGTTCGAAGTCGGCGGAACAAACGTTATCTACATCGCCGGCGAAAGCTTCAGCAACCTCGGCTTCAGAGAGCTTGAGTTCGATTCGAACGCGGCTTTCTCCGAGAACATTCAGCACACTATTTACAAAGGCTTCGTAGCGCCTGTGGCTCTTTACGGTTTCCTCGCTTTCGTAGCGATTAAAAACCGCAAAAACCACCACGGTCACGGCCACGGACACGATGCCAAACACGAGGATAAACATGGTTCCGAAAAGTAA
- a CDS encoding UbiD family decarboxylase, which yields MGYRNLSECAADLEKKGMLVRVNAELDPYLEIGCVQRRVYEAGGPALLFTNVRGSRFPMLGNLFGTTERTRYIFRDSLRVIEAMVRMKISPKEAVMDFSSLLKAFAGAYRLLPAGRRFSPVLKNKCTLKDLPQLVSWPMDGGAFVTLPLVYTENPAARGFRSSNLGMYRVQISGNEYQDNEAGLHYQIHRGIGVHHREALRRGEPLPVNIFIGGAPALSVAAVMPLPEGMPELAFAGVLGGRRISYGRTPNGLPVPAEADFCISGHIYGNETKPEGPFGDHIGYYSLKHDFPVMKVDAVYHRDGAIYPFTTVGRPPQEDTSFGEFIHELTGGLIPEVLPGIKAVHAVDAAGVHPLLFAIGSERYAPYENNPRPKELLTQANAVLGQGQLSLAKYLFIANYFDNEELDIHDTEAFLRHMLERADWRRDLHFQTSTTIDTLDYSGSGLNEGSKLVIAACGGKIRELTAEIRGGLGLPDGFSEPKAAMPGVLVVKGRKADAPRGMEDQAMHAFVRSFSADHPINRFPLIIVADDSDFTARNMANLLWVTFTRSNPASDVYGIEAETVSKHFGCRGSLVIDARIKPHHAPPLIMDKDVEKRVDSLFAKGGVLAGLG from the coding sequence ATGGGATATAGAAATCTTTCTGAATGCGCGGCGGATCTTGAGAAAAAAGGGATGCTTGTAAGGGTGAATGCGGAGCTTGATCCTTATCTGGAAATAGGCTGTGTTCAGCGGCGGGTGTATGAGGCCGGCGGCCCTGCGCTTCTGTTTACAAATGTGAGAGGGAGCCGTTTTCCCATGCTCGGCAATCTCTTCGGCACAACAGAGAGAACAAGGTATATCTTCCGTGACAGCCTCAGAGTTATAGAGGCTATGGTCAGAATGAAAATCAGCCCCAAAGAGGCTGTTATGGATTTTTCTTCTCTTCTGAAAGCCTTTGCCGGAGCTTACAGGCTTCTTCCCGCAGGCAGGCGTTTTTCTCCTGTTCTTAAAAATAAATGCACTCTTAAAGATCTTCCTCAGCTTGTTTCATGGCCTATGGACGGCGGTGCTTTTGTCACTCTGCCGCTTGTGTATACGGAAAACCCCGCTGCAAGGGGGTTCCGGTCATCAAATTTGGGCATGTACAGGGTGCAGATTTCCGGCAACGAATATCAGGATAACGAGGCCGGACTGCATTATCAGATCCACAGAGGAATAGGTGTGCATCACAGGGAAGCTCTGCGGAGGGGCGAGCCTCTCCCTGTGAATATTTTCATCGGCGGGGCTCCGGCTCTGAGCGTGGCTGCCGTAATGCCCTTGCCGGAGGGGATGCCGGAACTTGCTTTTGCGGGGGTTCTCGGCGGCAGACGCATATCATACGGCAGAACTCCGAACGGCCTTCCCGTTCCGGCCGAGGCAGACTTCTGCATCTCCGGGCATATTTACGGAAACGAAACCAAGCCGGAGGGACCCTTCGGCGATCATATAGGTTATTACAGTCTGAAACACGATTTTCCGGTTATGAAGGTTGATGCGGTGTATCACCGTGACGGCGCAATATACCCCTTCACCACCGTCGGCAGACCCCCGCAGGAGGACACCAGCTTCGGTGAATTTATCCATGAGCTCACGGGCGGGCTGATACCGGAGGTATTGCCCGGAATAAAGGCAGTGCATGCTGTTGATGCGGCGGGCGTACATCCGCTGCTTTTTGCGATCGGGAGTGAGCGTTACGCACCTTACGAAAACAATCCCCGCCCGAAGGAGCTTCTCACGCAGGCTAATGCGGTGCTGGGGCAGGGGCAGCTTTCACTGGCGAAATATCTGTTTATCGCCAATTACTTTGATAACGAGGAACTGGATATACATGATACTGAGGCATTTCTCAGGCATATGCTTGAAAGGGCTGACTGGCGGCGGGATCTCCATTTTCAGACATCGACCACTATTGACACCCTCGACTATTCCGGCAGCGGCCTCAATGAGGGCTCCAAGCTCGTAATAGCCGCATGCGGCGGGAAGATAAGGGAACTGACAGCCGAGATAAGAGGCGGTCTCGGACTCCCTGACGGATTTTCCGAACCAAAGGCCGCTATGCCGGGCGTACTGGTTGTAAAGGGGAGAAAAGCCGATGCTCCGAGGGGAATGGAAGATCAGGCGATGCATGCTTTTGTGCGCAGTTTCAGTGCAGATCACCCCATAAACAGGTTTCCGCTTATCATAGTGGCGGATGACAGTGATTTTACCGCACGGAATATGGCGAACCTGCTTTGGGTTACTTTTACAAGGTCAAACCCGGCGAGTGATGTTTACGGAATAGAGGCGGAAACAGTGAGCAAGCACTTCGGCTGCCGCGGCTCACTGGTGATTGATGCGAGAATCAAACCACACCATGCCCCGCCGCTTATTATGGATAAGGATGTTGAGAAAAGGGTGGACTCTCTCTTTGCAAAGGGCGGTGTTCTGGCCGGGCTGGGGTAA